The following are encoded together in the Bradyrhizobium sp. CCGUVB1N3 genome:
- a CDS encoding IS5 family transposase (programmed frameshift), which translates to MAKVLYLLNDAEWRRIEPLLPRGRRGARRVDDRRVISGIVYMLRSGGRWRDCPAGYGPYTTIYNRYNRWSRQGIWHDIFKALTGHSGIFGTVAIDSTHVKAHRSAAGAKGGTSQGIGRSRGGRTTKLHGLTDAKGRPRVLLLTAGNVNDITVAADLVRAIGPFRRLIADRGYDADHLRHLIKGRKAEPVIPSTTSRRSPIPYDKRAYKQRNRVERMWCRLKDWRRIATRYDKLARNYLSAAFIAAAVTYWLN; encoded by the exons ATGGCGAAGGTGCTCTACCTTTTGAACGATGCGGAATGGCGGCGGATCGAGCCGTTGTTGCCCCGTGGTCGGCGTGGAGCGCGTCGCGTCGACGATCGCCGGGTGATCAGCGGGATCGTCTACATGCTGCGTTCGGGCGGTCGCTGGCGCGATTGCCCGGCGGGGTATGGTCCCTACACGACGATCTACAATCGCTATAATCGCTGGAGCCGTCAGGGGATTTGGCACGACATCTTCAAGGCTCTGACCGGTCATAGCGGCATCTTCGGCACCGTCGCCATCGACAGCACCCACGTCAAAGCCCACCGCTCCGCCGCTGGCGCAAAAGGGGGGACTTCG CAAGGTATCGGCCGCTCGCGCGGCGGGCGCACGACGAAGCTCCACGGCCTGACCGACGCCAAAGGACGGCCTCGGGTGCTTTTGCTCACCGCCGGCAATGTCAACGACATCACCGTTGCCGCCGATCTGGTCCGCGCTATCGGTCCCTTCCGCCGCCTGATCGCCGACCGCGGATACGACGCCGATCACCTGCGCCACCTGATCAAGGGCCGCAAAGCTGAACCGGTCATCCCCTCGACCACATCAAGGCGCAGCCCTATTCCTTACGACAAACGCGCTTACAAGCAGCGAAACCGCGTCGAACGTATGTGGTGCAGACTCAAAGACTGGCGTCGCATCGCCACCCGATACGACAAACTCGCCAGGAATTACCTCAGTGCAGCCTTCATCGCCGCCGCAGTCACCTATTGGCTCAATTGA
- a CDS encoding cache domain-containing protein, whose protein sequence is MLAIQNSIPAAETATESVAFKREHRPSTGLSGMLAATVAAVIAAAFGVMLWFADGYEIEIGTRVRGDEMRLVNGELSTAFERGGRFALALAEVTARRTTIRQALAARDRAELMRQSAETFAHLRQQAGVQIFGFQDKDIRYFLRVHKPDQFDDDISGFRPMIVAANRTGRPQVGLEIGVAGIGLRGATIVEQQGIMVGTVEVGLDLKPLIESVKATSNADIAIVVVPSLAGIALDPNLPAFGDLVLAMSTDDRLFSSLLKTMPLRPAHDSVAASPTIDGRRHDLITRPLVDFSGRMIGFSIALKTDYGTELGRSRTELRVIAICGGICAFLAFALLFRATCSRGRTHP, encoded by the coding sequence ATGCTCGCGATCCAGAATTCTATTCCAGCCGCTGAGACCGCGACGGAGTCGGTCGCCTTCAAACGCGAACACCGCCCCTCAACTGGTCTGTCGGGAATGCTCGCCGCAACGGTAGCCGCCGTGATCGCCGCAGCCTTCGGCGTCATGCTCTGGTTCGCTGACGGCTACGAGATCGAAATTGGAACCCGTGTTCGTGGCGACGAGATGCGGCTCGTCAACGGAGAGCTCTCGACTGCGTTCGAGCGCGGCGGACGTTTCGCGCTGGCGCTGGCCGAGGTCACCGCGCGGCGAACGACAATTCGCCAGGCGCTCGCCGCGCGCGACCGAGCCGAATTGATGCGCCAGTCTGCGGAGACATTTGCCCATCTGCGCCAGCAGGCTGGCGTGCAGATCTTCGGCTTCCAGGACAAGGACATCCGCTATTTCCTGCGCGTGCACAAGCCCGATCAGTTCGACGACGATATCTCCGGATTTCGTCCGATGATCGTCGCCGCCAATCGCACCGGCCGCCCGCAGGTCGGGCTGGAAATCGGCGTTGCCGGAATCGGCCTGCGCGGGGCAACGATCGTCGAGCAGCAGGGCATTATGGTCGGAACCGTTGAAGTCGGCCTCGATCTCAAGCCTTTGATCGAGAGCGTCAAAGCGACCTCCAACGCCGACATTGCGATCGTGGTCGTTCCCTCGCTCGCCGGCATCGCGCTCGATCCCAATCTGCCTGCCTTCGGCGACCTCGTGCTGGCGATGTCGACCGATGACCGGCTGTTCTCGTCGCTGTTGAAGACGATGCCGCTGCGTCCGGCGCATGACAGCGTGGCCGCTTCGCCGACGATCGATGGCCGCCGCCATGATCTGATTACGCGACCGCTCGTCGATTTCAGCGGCCGCATGATCGGCTTCTCCATCGCGCTCAAGACCGACTACGGTACCGAACTCGGACGCTCGCGCACCGAATTGCGCGTCATCGCGATCTGCGGGGGCATCTGCGCTTTCCTGGCGTTCGCGCTCTTGTTCCGCGCCACGTGCTCGCGCGGGAGGACGCACCCATGA
- a CDS encoding autotransporter outer membrane beta-barrel domain-containing protein: protein MRYWTAGALQFGRDTTYASAKYNVSATGLTAGVDGRLAPNLKFGIAVGYGIDHAKIGSDGSGIDASTWSTQLYASYRAAPHWFIDGVIGYAAGTLGNYRYDTSALAIGSGNRGASDVFGSLAVIREFELNRWKIAPYARLDMQSIRLASYAETGAGIYNLSFNQTSAFDLAGMVGTKLSHVMDTSAGMLKSTVELAYRHGFSGAYTQIVSYTIDPATTYGLYGLSEKRDQALIGLGVELQVNRSLGFGLQFDELIANQARSERVRARAKLAF from the coding sequence TTGCGCTACTGGACTGCGGGCGCGCTGCAATTCGGCCGCGACACGACCTATGCCAGCGCCAAGTACAACGTGTCAGCGACCGGCCTGACCGCCGGCGTCGACGGCCGCCTGGCACCGAATCTGAAGTTTGGCATCGCGGTCGGCTACGGCATCGATCACGCCAAGATCGGCAGCGACGGCTCAGGGATCGATGCCAGCACCTGGTCGACGCAGCTCTACGCCAGCTATCGCGCCGCCCCGCACTGGTTCATCGACGGCGTCATCGGCTATGCGGCAGGCACGCTCGGAAATTATCGCTATGACACCTCGGCACTGGCGATCGGCTCCGGAAATCGCGGGGCGAGCGATGTCTTCGGCTCGCTGGCAGTGATCCGCGAGTTCGAGCTCAACCGCTGGAAGATCGCGCCCTATGCGCGGCTCGACATGCAATCGATCCGGCTCGCCAGCTATGCCGAGACCGGCGCGGGCATCTACAATCTCTCCTTCAACCAAACCTCGGCCTTCGATCTGGCGGGGATGGTCGGGACCAAGCTCAGCCACGTAATGGACACCTCCGCGGGCATGCTCAAATCAACCGTCGAGCTCGCCTATCGGCACGGCTTCAGCGGTGCCTACACCCAGATCGTCTCCTACACCATCGATCCCGCCACCACCTACGGCCTGTACGGCCTGTCGGAGAAGCGCGACCAGGCCCTGATCGGCCTTGGCGTCGAGCTGCAGGTGAACCGGTCGCTAGGCTTTGGCCTGCAGTTCGACGAGCTGATCGCAAACCAGGCGAGGAGCGAGCGCGTACGGGCGCGCGCCAAGCTTGCATTCTGA
- a CDS encoding neurotransmitter-gated ion-channel ligand-binding protein, translating to MTPFIGILSVILTLFCLASTPAEAVQTELPTGAQLPVRVRVAVRILKVLSIKEVVGEGRLFVEVTQRWTDRRQAFDPVAIGFGRLDRTGAGADEYLKSIWTPGLEIENRIGEPEARTVATSTYANGEVMLIERYEARFRFGLNLNAFPFDRQDLTLSFFLPSHAAQDAMLVSTESDRDISGIEDTTASVDWRAAGLRFANRDAMGWNARSYSKLDVTMTLARISTHYLLRIFVPIMAVLAVSVFVLWAPDLASKDKGSLIFSSLLALAAISFTFESSFPGCISLNTPVAQIISLGYMYLIVVLIVDMSLDTLSRRMQAVSGAVIDELRQQIRWALPCIMAAICIGAAVRAIPA from the coding sequence ATGACACCGTTCATCGGCATCCTAAGTGTGATCCTGACGCTGTTCTGCCTCGCCTCGACGCCAGCGGAGGCCGTTCAGACCGAACTGCCAACGGGAGCACAGCTTCCCGTGCGGGTACGTGTCGCGGTGCGCATCCTCAAGGTGCTCTCGATCAAAGAAGTCGTTGGGGAGGGACGCCTGTTCGTCGAAGTCACGCAACGCTGGACCGATCGTCGGCAGGCCTTTGATCCGGTCGCGATAGGCTTCGGCCGCCTCGACCGCACCGGCGCGGGAGCCGACGAATATCTGAAATCGATCTGGACGCCTGGCCTCGAAATCGAGAATCGCATCGGCGAGCCGGAGGCTCGCACCGTGGCCACGTCGACCTATGCCAACGGCGAGGTCATGCTCATCGAACGTTACGAGGCGCGCTTTCGCTTCGGCCTGAACCTCAACGCTTTCCCCTTTGACCGCCAGGATCTCACGCTTTCGTTCTTCTTGCCGAGCCACGCGGCGCAGGACGCGATGCTGGTTTCCACCGAGTCCGATCGGGACATCTCCGGGATCGAGGATACGACCGCCTCGGTCGACTGGCGCGCCGCCGGCCTGCGCTTCGCGAACCGCGACGCGATGGGATGGAACGCCCGCAGCTATTCCAAGCTCGACGTGACCATGACGCTCGCGCGGATCTCGACGCATTATTTGCTGCGCATTTTTGTGCCGATCATGGCCGTGCTGGCCGTATCCGTTTTCGTACTATGGGCACCGGATCTGGCCTCCAAGGACAAGGGCAGCCTGATCTTCTCGTCGCTGCTCGCGCTCGCAGCCATCAGCTTCACGTTCGAATCGAGCTTTCCGGGCTGCATCTCCCTCAACACGCCGGTCGCCCAGATCATCTCTCTTGGCTACATGTACCTGATCGTGGTCCTGATCGTCGACATGTCATTGGACACGCTGTCGCGTCGCATGCAAGCGGTGAGTGGCGCCGTGATCGACGAACTCAGGCAACAGATACGCTGGGCGCTACCGTGCATCATGGCTGCCATCTGCATCGGCGCGGCGGTGCGGGCGATCCCGGCCTGA
- a CDS encoding IPT/TIG domain-containing protein yields MTSFGRIWGAISAATRAASRALALFVLVQAIGVGTALAATTCADINGGAFNGVADHQSDTTVSLTAGDVITLNYTFLIDTTLFYGIELGVGGHYADGTNTASGTLQVTVITTGAQIFNWRSLSEDQASQINVTVTCAGTTASPVANPVSATVAHDSSNNPITLSITGAAASSVAVGTSASHGTATASGLSITYTPTPGYTGADSFTYAASNAVGTSSPATVSITVTGNTSGPVVTSASPASGPVVGRQTTIVIGQQLTGATSVKFGGVAVLGFQVLSATQISVVTPPHAAGTVDITVTTPLGSATGTALYRYTAMPDPSADPTVKAMVDFQVHTVQVMGQQQIDNVQDRLTELHNDDVPVVSNKASITQSAGSQRPYGPPAANPDDSMASAADPA; encoded by the coding sequence ATGACTTCTTTCGGGCGCATCTGGGGAGCGATCTCGGCGGCGACGCGTGCCGCATCACGCGCGCTTGCGCTGTTCGTTCTGGTGCAGGCGATCGGCGTCGGCACCGCTCTCGCGGCCACCACCTGCGCCGACATCAATGGCGGCGCCTTCAACGGCGTCGCTGATCACCAGTCGGACACCACGGTGTCGCTGACCGCCGGCGACGTCATCACCTTGAACTATACCTTCCTCATCGACACCACCTTGTTCTACGGCATCGAGCTCGGCGTCGGCGGCCACTATGCCGACGGCACCAACACCGCATCGGGCACGCTCCAGGTCACCGTGATCACGACGGGTGCACAGATTTTCAACTGGCGCTCCCTGAGCGAAGATCAGGCGTCGCAGATCAACGTCACCGTCACCTGCGCAGGGACCACGGCATCGCCGGTCGCCAATCCCGTGAGCGCGACGGTCGCCCATGACAGCAGCAACAATCCGATTACACTCAGCATCACGGGGGCCGCGGCCAGCTCGGTGGCGGTGGGTACATCGGCCTCGCACGGTACGGCGACCGCCTCGGGCCTATCGATCACCTACACGCCGACGCCCGGTTATACCGGCGCGGACAGTTTCACTTATGCAGCGAGCAATGCGGTCGGCACCTCGTCGCCGGCGACCGTCAGCATCACGGTGACGGGCAACACGTCCGGTCCTGTCGTGACGAGCGCCAGTCCGGCCTCGGGGCCGGTGGTCGGACGTCAAACCACGATCGTCATCGGCCAGCAGCTCACCGGGGCGACGTCGGTGAAATTCGGCGGCGTAGCGGTGCTTGGATTCCAGGTGCTGAGCGCGACGCAGATCTCCGTGGTCACGCCGCCGCACGCGGCCGGCACCGTCGACATCACGGTCACGACCCCACTCGGATCGGCCACGGGGACGGCGCTCTACCGCTATACGGCGATGCCCGATCCGAGCGCGGATCCGACCGTGAAGGCCATGGTCGACTTCCAGGTCCACACCGTGCAGGTGATGGGCCAGCAACAGATCGACAATGTGCAGGACCGGCTGACCGAGCTGCACAATGACGACGTGCCCGTGGTCAGCAACAAGGCTTCGATCACGCAGTCTGCTGGCTCCCAAAGGCCCTATGGCCCGCCGGCGGCGAATCCCGACGACAGCATGGCTAGCGCCGCCGACCCGGCGTAG